In the Chryseobacterium sp. MYb264 genome, one interval contains:
- a CDS encoding VIT domain-containing protein, with amino-acid sequence MRSLSIKLLLFFPVLWSAQIPVIETPDKKGGFEKDKNVILQKLNIETKITGGISTNVVTMVFKNNSKRIMEGRVTFPLPEGVNVSGYALDINGKLRNAVPVEKTKAKEVFETIEKRRVDPGILEKVEGNNFRTRIYPISPNGGERTIQVTYNDELKKSGKSYQYFLPLNYSTEIPQFNVKTTVYQNADLPQMVEKPDGSFDFIKKGDVWVAETHKLNYQPSQNLRINFPEEDDSQQILMQKASNNSAYFLANIGVKGKEKPKRLTNKLAIVWDNSLSGSKRNHIKEFELLNEYFKSNKDLSVKVYFINNAFEEGKNFTVNDGNWSELKAYLSQVTYDGGTDFGQLKSVKEREILFFTDGLSSFGDLKMNWRQPVYTISASNNANFNQLKFISNKTGGEFLNLNENEPRKEVRKLLFQPFKFLGIEDNAEITEVYPSLSQTVSNDFVLTGILTGNKTTATLKFGYGNEVSETKTIDLNASEQMVKDWEISQFWAQKKLNELEIFEKDHQKEIKDLSRQFGLVSNNTSLMVLEDIADYVRYEITPPSELRAEYDRLVKNNQVEKDQRVDDLMQKAENMTANLKKWWETDFDKKPKYYPRTRRSQNDTMNYERQIEEVVMVGYGAQRKSVQASSSSVVSELRANHNVLASLQGAAPGISIGSGEFSPENIVSSGRIIVADIKSDAEYMKFFNEAKTSEEIYQLYLNHRNEYKDVPRYYFDISQLLFKNNDKNLGLKVLSSIADLDLENEELYKLLAYKLKQAEVFDKELWITQKVLEWRPFDPQSYRDYALALEDNGQYQAALENLYKILNQTYTRELAARDYGIEETLIMEINELIARHRNDLNLKKINPKIIADLPVNIRVVINWNKDNTDIDLWVTDPNDERCMYSHKATAIGGRLSNDFRGGFGPEQFLLKKAIKGKYKIETNFYNENQISIAGPTAIMAEIYINYATGKQERKVVVFQNKSESDTGNRDGVLVGEFEF; translated from the coding sequence ATGAGAAGCTTATCTATAAAGTTATTGTTATTCTTTCCGGTTTTATGGTCGGCACAGATTCCGGTCATTGAAACTCCGGATAAAAAAGGAGGTTTTGAGAAGGATAAAAATGTTATTCTTCAGAAATTAAATATAGAAACAAAAATTACCGGCGGGATTTCCACGAATGTGGTGACGATGGTTTTTAAAAACAACTCCAAGAGGATCATGGAAGGACGCGTCACATTTCCTTTGCCGGAAGGCGTGAATGTGAGTGGGTATGCACTGGATATTAATGGAAAACTGCGAAATGCTGTTCCTGTAGAAAAAACTAAGGCGAAAGAAGTTTTTGAGACCATTGAAAAAAGAAGGGTAGATCCCGGAATTCTGGAAAAAGTAGAGGGGAATAATTTCCGGACCAGAATTTATCCGATCAGTCCGAACGGCGGAGAAAGAACCATTCAGGTGACGTATAATGATGAACTTAAAAAGTCAGGCAAAAGCTATCAGTACTTTTTACCGTTGAATTATTCAACAGAAATACCTCAGTTTAATGTTAAAACAACAGTGTACCAAAATGCAGATCTACCTCAGATGGTAGAAAAGCCAGATGGCAGCTTTGATTTTATCAAAAAAGGTGATGTTTGGGTAGCCGAAACGCACAAATTAAATTATCAGCCATCTCAGAATCTTAGGATCAATTTTCCTGAGGAAGATGACAGTCAGCAGATTTTAATGCAGAAAGCATCGAATAATTCGGCGTATTTTTTAGCCAATATAGGTGTAAAAGGGAAGGAAAAGCCGAAAAGACTGACCAATAAACTGGCTATTGTCTGGGACAATTCCTTGAGTGGTTCTAAAAGAAATCATATCAAAGAATTTGAATTATTAAACGAATATTTTAAATCAAATAAAGATCTGTCCGTAAAAGTCTATTTTATTAACAACGCTTTTGAAGAAGGTAAAAACTTTACAGTAAATGATGGAAACTGGTCGGAATTGAAAGCGTATTTATCTCAGGTCACTTATGATGGCGGAACAGATTTCGGGCAGCTGAAATCGGTTAAAGAACGTGAGATTCTATTTTTTACGGACGGACTTTCTTCTTTTGGAGATTTAAAAATGAACTGGAGACAGCCTGTATATACGATCTCAGCTTCCAATAATGCCAATTTTAATCAGTTAAAATTTATCAGTAATAAAACGGGTGGAGAGTTTTTAAACTTAAATGAAAATGAGCCGAGAAAAGAGGTGAGAAAACTCCTGTTTCAACCTTTTAAGTTTTTAGGAATTGAAGATAACGCAGAAATCACGGAGGTGTATCCTTCTTTATCACAAACGGTTTCTAATGATTTTGTTCTGACCGGCATTTTAACCGGAAATAAAACGACAGCTACTTTAAAATTCGGATACGGAAATGAAGTCTCAGAGACCAAGACCATTGATTTAAATGCGAGTGAGCAAATGGTAAAAGATTGGGAGATCTCACAATTCTGGGCTCAGAAAAAGCTGAATGAACTGGAAATTTTTGAAAAAGATCATCAAAAGGAAATCAAAGATCTTAGCCGTCAATTCGGTTTGGTGAGTAATAATACAAGTTTAATGGTGCTGGAGGACATTGCCGACTATGTCCGGTATGAAATTACACCGCCCTCAGAATTGCGTGCAGAATATGACAGATTGGTCAAAAATAATCAGGTTGAGAAAGATCAGCGTGTAGATGATCTCATGCAGAAAGCCGAAAATATGACCGCCAATCTGAAAAAATGGTGGGAAACAGATTTTGATAAAAAACCTAAATATTACCCAAGAACGAGGCGCTCACAAAACGATACGATGAATTATGAGAGACAGATTGAAGAGGTTGTTATGGTAGGGTATGGCGCTCAAAGGAAATCAGTTCAGGCTTCTTCCAGTTCTGTTGTCTCGGAATTGAGAGCTAATCATAATGTTCTTGCCAGCCTTCAAGGCGCAGCACCTGGTATTTCGATTGGTAGTGGAGAGTTTTCTCCTGAGAATATAGTGAGCAGCGGAAGGATCATCGTTGCGGATATCAAATCGGATGCAGAATACATGAAATTTTTTAATGAGGCTAAAACTTCCGAAGAAATTTATCAACTGTATCTGAATCATAGAAATGAATATAAAGATGTACCTAGATATTATTTCGATATTTCTCAGCTGCTTTTTAAAAATAATGATAAGAATTTAGGCTTAAAAGTATTGAGTTCCATCGCAGATCTGGATCTTGAAAATGAAGAATTATACAAATTATTAGCCTATAAACTGAAGCAGGCTGAGGTATTCGACAAGGAACTCTGGATCACTCAGAAAGTACTGGAATGGCGACCTTTTGATCCTCAAAGTTATAGAGATTATGCTCTGGCTTTGGAAGATAATGGACAGTATCAGGCGGCTTTGGAGAATTTGTATAAAATTTTAAATCAAACGTATACAAGAGAACTGGCCGCTCGTGATTATGGAATTGAAGAAACCTTGATTATGGAGATCAATGAATTAATTGCCCGTCATAGAAATGATTTGAATTTAAAAAAGATCAATCCTAAAATTATCGCAGATCTTCCGGTCAACATCCGTGTGGTCATCAACTGGAATAAAGACAATACGGATATTGACCTTTGGGTGACCGATCCGAATGATGAGCGCTGTATGTATTCTCACAAAGCAACGGCCATTGGAGGAAGATTAAGTAACGACTTTAGAGGAGGTTTCGGCCCCGAGCAGTTTTTACTGAAAAAAGCAATTAAGGGAAAATATAAAATTGAGACCAATTTTTATAATGAAAATCAGATAAGTATTGCAGGGCCTACAGCGATTATGGCAGAAATCTACATCAATTATGCTACCGGAAAACAGGAGCGGAAAGTGGTGGTTTTTCAGAATAAAAGTGAATCTGATACAGGAAATAGAGATGGTGTGCTAGTCGGTGAATTTGAATTTTAA
- a CDS encoding IS1182 family transposase, with product MLIQQEKLPLSAYSGLYDLIVPKENLLRKINELIDFSFIYDELLSKYCLNNGRNAESPVRMFKYLLLKSIYTVSDVDVVERSRYDMSFKYFLDMTPEEDVINPSSLTKFRKLRLKDSDLLSLLIGKTVSIAIEKGIIKSRSIIVDATHTLSMSNPFSTIEVLRERSKLLRKTVYQFDEEFKTKMPSKNIENDLNKELDYCRELEKRIENEASIREIPAVKEKLNLLKETVRDTGEQMVFSKDADAKTGHKSADSSFFGYKTHLAMSEERIITAAVVTSGEKGDGPELPKLLQMSQDNGMEVDAIIGDAAYSGKENLKIAGEQNIKIVARLNPSITQGFRKDEDRFDYNKDADRFVCPAGHLAIRKARGGKKHVGGNQVDTYYFDIEKCKVCPLKEGCYKEGAKSKTYSVSIKSDLHKEQMIFQESDYYKEKSKHRYKIEAKNSELKNVHGYDRAIANGIENMQMQGAMAIFTVNLKRILKLI from the coding sequence ATGTTAATACAGCAAGAAAAACTTCCGTTGAGTGCCTATTCCGGTTTGTATGATTTAATTGTACCGAAGGAAAACCTTCTTAGAAAAATTAATGAGCTGATTGATTTTTCTTTCATCTATGATGAGCTTTTGAGCAAATACTGCTTAAACAATGGTCGCAATGCTGAAAGTCCGGTACGGATGTTTAAATACCTGCTTTTAAAAAGTATTTATACAGTTTCTGATGTAGATGTGGTAGAGCGTTCCCGGTATGATATGTCCTTTAAATATTTCTTGGATATGACTCCGGAAGAAGATGTAATCAATCCCAGTTCCCTTACAAAATTCAGAAAACTGCGTTTGAAAGATAGTGATCTTTTAAGCTTGCTCATTGGTAAAACCGTGAGTATTGCGATTGAAAAAGGCATCATCAAATCCAGATCCATCATTGTAGATGCCACTCACACCTTGTCGATGAGCAATCCTTTTTCAACGATAGAAGTATTGCGGGAGCGCTCAAAACTGCTTCGCAAGACCGTTTATCAGTTTGATGAAGAATTTAAAACTAAAATGCCCTCAAAAAATATTGAAAATGATTTAAACAAAGAATTGGATTATTGCAGAGAACTCGAAAAACGCATTGAAAACGAAGCTTCTATCAGGGAGATTCCTGCTGTAAAGGAGAAGCTGAATCTTTTGAAGGAAACAGTGAGAGACACCGGGGAGCAGATGGTTTTTTCAAAAGATGCCGACGCTAAAACGGGTCACAAATCGGCTGACAGTTCTTTTTTCGGATACAAAACGCACTTGGCGATGAGCGAAGAGCGGATTATTACGGCGGCCGTGGTAACTTCGGGAGAAAAAGGCGACGGCCCGGAACTGCCAAAATTACTGCAGATGAGCCAGGACAACGGGATGGAGGTAGATGCCATCATTGGTGACGCTGCTTACAGCGGAAAAGAAAATCTGAAAATTGCGGGCGAACAAAATATTAAAATAGTAGCCAGACTTAATCCTTCCATCACCCAGGGTTTTCGAAAAGATGAAGACCGTTTTGATTACAATAAAGATGCCGACCGTTTTGTGTGTCCTGCAGGGCATTTGGCGATTCGCAAAGCTCGTGGCGGGAAGAAACACGTAGGCGGAAATCAAGTGGATACCTATTATTTTGATATTGAAAAATGCAAGGTTTGCCCATTAAAAGAAGGATGTTATAAAGAAGGAGCAAAATCTAAAACTTATTCGGTTTCCATAAAATCAGACTTACATAAGGAGCAAATGATTTTTCAGGAAAGCGATTATTACAAAGAAAAATCGAAACACCGCTATAAAATCGAAGCCAAAAACAGCGAGCTTAAAAACGTACACGGCTACGACAGGGCGATTGCAAATGGTATTGAAAATATGCAAATGCAGGGTGCAATGGCTATTTTCACTGTCAATTTGAAGAGAATCCTGAAATTAATATAG